The Metarhizium brunneum chromosome 3, complete sequence DNA window gggaaaaaaaacttCGGAGTGGGAATTGATGGCCCGCAGGCAAGTACTCGCCTACCACACAAAGCCACTAAGCCAAACGCGACCAACCCCCACCACTCACGAGCCCGGCATGCAAAAACCCTCCATCCGATCTGCAAAACAAAATGCTTCAACTTTCTTCTCCATCACCCGCCTCCCTCCCATCCTCCACACCATGGAATCCCTCTCAGACACACAGTGGGATGTAGTGATCAGCGGCACAGGGCTACAGCAGTCCCTTCTGGCCCTGTAAGCTTCTTGGATTCCATTGGCTATACTCTTTCCTCCCCAAATCAGTCTAATTGACTTTAGGCCTTATTGCTGACCATCTGCAAAAGAGCTCTTTCGCGGTCGGGGAAGAATGTCCTCCACGTCGACCCTAACGAGTACTATGGCGGTGCCGAGGCTGCGTTGAGTCTTCAGGAGGCGGATGACTGGGCTGCGAGGCACAGCGGTCCGGATGCCACTCCGTTTGCTGGAGCGCAGATTACCAAGGAGAGTGAAGGTCTTGCAGCTTCACGATCGTATAATATTCCTTTAGCTCCGCAGCTGATCCTCGCACAATCTGAGTTGGTTAACCAGTTGGTTTCGTCGAAGGCCTTTCGGCAGATCGAGTTCCTGGCCGTCGGGTCGTTCTTCATCTATCAGGCCGCTGGGGCATCCTCAGAGCCAACACTCAGTCGGATACCGTCCACGAGAGAAGATGTCTTCTCCAATACCACTATTCCAGCTCGTGCGAAGCGCTCGTTGATGAAGTTTCTCAAGTTTGTTCTTGATTATGACACCGAGTCGCAGGCTGAGTTGTGGAAACCGAGCGAATCAGAACCACTTGCCGAGTTCCTGGAAAGGGAATTCAAATTGGATGGTGACTTGCAGTCATATGTCGTCACCCTAACTCTCTCCGCAGATGGCAAAATCTCGGTAGGCGATGGGTTGGCCGCtattcatcgtcatcttaCCTCTATGGGCATGTTCGGAGCTGGCTTCGCGGCCGTGTATCCCAAATGGGGGGGCCTGTCAGAAGTGGCTCAGGTAGGTTGTCGTGCCGGTGCTGTTGGCGGCGCTGTTTACATGTTGGGGACTGGCATCTCCGAGGTGCAGCGCATGGATTCTGACGGCGAGACAAACGTCCAAGTTTCTCTCGCCAACGGCGTGGTCGTAAAGT harbors:
- the MRS6 gene encoding Rab proteins geranylgeranyltransferase component A: MESLSDTQWDVVISGTGLQQSLLALALSRSGKNVLHVDPNEYYGGAEAALSLQEADDWAARHSGPDATPFAGAQITKESEGLAASRSYNIPLAPQLILAQSELVNQLVSSKAFRQIEFLAVGSFFIYQAAGASSEPTLSRIPSTREDVFSNTTIPARAKRSLMKFLKFVLDYDTESQAELWKPSESEPLAEFLEREFKLDGDLQSYVVTLTLSADGKISVGDGLAAIHRHLTSMGMFGAGFAAVYPKWGGLSEVAQVGCRAGAVGGAVYMLGTGISEVQRMDSDGETNVQVSLANGVVVKSKTLVQSTKETSTDSVLLSRLIAVVNSPVPSVLQVVVEGAPTPCAAVVAFPVGSISTDDGTASGFPIYALVHSSDTGECPAGQCIVYLSTVSSSTSKSLLSNALSSFLNAIPTSEPPECLWRMHYEQVTGTGSFASEDNIGTFDWITSDLALNDSILQYVKKAWQFVGGADEENYMQFEDREGVNDDDDAFVN